A section of the Rhodospirillaceae bacterium genome encodes:
- a CDS encoding segregation/condensation protein A, whose amino-acid sequence MSDFNSDLIDEDVPGSGEAQLVLNLDGFEGPIDLLLSLARDQKVDLAKISILALADQYLTYIRNARLLRLELASDYLVMAAWLTFMKSRLLLPKEDAQEEESAEVLAEALARQLRRLDAMRDAGQRLFALNILGRDVFYRGDPEEMKLVYRPFYETSLHELLASYTAHKRRGVLSKMSIEPSSIFSVEAAVQRLSRLLGQTLKWQNLKEFLPVDLLDNLVARSALASTFAASLELAKEGKIEMQQSAKFGPIYVRKRQSRSE is encoded by the coding sequence ATGAGTGACTTCAATTCTGATCTTATAGATGAAGATGTCCCGGGTTCAGGTGAAGCGCAATTGGTGCTTAATCTTGATGGCTTTGAAGGGCCAATAGATCTTTTGCTGAGTTTGGCTAGAGACCAGAAAGTGGATCTTGCAAAAATTTCGATTCTGGCACTTGCGGATCAATATCTGACATATATTCGTAATGCCCGCTTGCTGAGACTCGAGTTGGCTTCAGATTATTTAGTTATGGCCGCGTGGCTGACTTTTATGAAATCGCGACTTTTGTTGCCGAAGGAAGACGCTCAAGAGGAAGAAAGCGCAGAAGTGCTAGCGGAGGCTCTCGCCCGGCAACTGCGCCGTCTAGATGCGATGAGAGACGCTGGGCAACGTCTCTTTGCACTTAATATCTTAGGACGAGACGTTTTTTATCGTGGGGATCCGGAAGAAATGAAGTTAGTATACCGACCTTTTTATGAGACTTCTCTTCATGAATTGCTGGCCTCTTATACTGCCCATAAACGTCGAGGAGTTCTCTCCAAGATGTCCATTGAACCGAGCTCTATTTTTTCCGTTGAAGCGGCGGTGCAAAGACTTTCAAGGCTTCTAGGTCAAACGCTTAAGTGGCAAAATCTTAAAGAATTTTTGCCTGTTGATCTTCTAGATAACCTTGTTGCCAGGTCAGCTTTAGCTTCAACCTTTGCAGCCTCTTTGGAGCTTGCCAAAGAAGGGAAAATAGAGATGCAACAATCAGCAAAGTTTGGTCCAATCTATGTTCGCAAAAGGCAATCAAGATCTGAATAA
- the scpB gene encoding SMC-Scp complex subunit ScpB — MDDKNRDLRVVEALLFASKGPLSELQLAEYLDSGTDLRAIIETLCGEYRDRGINLIQVAGGWAFRTSSDLSHVLHREADVERKLSRAAIETLSIIAYHQPVTRIEIEQIRGVSVSKGTLDRLFSVGWIMPKGRRNTPGRPATWITTDGFLNHFGLARIDDLPNVEELRAAGLLDREIAPLLPMENSSDSDESILPDEEAFVEPEHE; from the coding sequence ATGGATGATAAAAATAGAGATCTGCGGGTAGTGGAGGCATTATTATTTGCTTCGAAAGGTCCCTTATCTGAGCTTCAATTGGCGGAGTATTTAGATAGCGGGACGGACCTTAGGGCTATTATTGAGACGCTTTGTGGGGAGTACCGGGATCGAGGCATCAATCTCATCCAAGTCGCTGGTGGTTGGGCATTTCGGACTTCTTCGGATTTATCGCATGTCCTGCATCGTGAGGCCGATGTGGAAAGAAAGCTCTCGCGGGCGGCTATAGAGACCTTATCAATAATAGCTTATCATCAGCCAGTAACACGAATAGAAATAGAACAAATTAGGGGTGTATCAGTTAGTAAAGGGACCTTAGATAGGCTTTTTTCTGTCGGTTGGATAATGCCCAAAGGGCGCAGAAATACTCCTGGGCGGCCCGCCACCTGGATAACGACTGATGGCTTTCTTAATCACTTTGGTTTGGCGCGAATTGATGACTTGCCTAACGTGGAGGAGTTGCGTGCTGCGGGACTGCTGGATCGCGAAATCGCTCCACTGTTGCCTATGGAGAATAGCTCAGACAGTGATGAATCCATTTTGCCCGATGAGGAAGCCTTTGTTGAACCAGAGCATGAATAA